The Candida albicans SC5314 chromosome 5, complete sequence genome includes a region encoding these proteins:
- a CDS encoding uncharacterized protein (Putative protein of unknown function, transcription is activated in the presence of elevated CO2): protein MSLDRSETFLNYVESFNKRIEALHRAEEYFRQSSIIEAVSIPTNKLGKFLDRKIEEFNNTITQIDRDFLDGLNPDLAHREDYSSARKEIRREFGVQRAELFGLIYRVIDDMIEKRSKIDKNYHEDLAAIESKFMDGKIDQTEYINTILGDF, encoded by the coding sequence ATGAGTTTAGATCGCAGCGAGACTTTTCTTAACTATGTTGAGAGTTTCAACAAACGCATAGAAGCACTTCATAGAGCCGAAGAGTATTTTCGACAATCTTCGATAATCGAAGCTGTATCCATTCCCACAAACAAACTTGGAAAATTTCTTGACAGAAAAATCGAAGAGTTCAACAACACCATAACCCAAATAGACCGAGACTTTCTTGATGGTTTAAATCCAGATCTTGCACATAGAGAAGATTATTCTAGTGCACGAAAGGAAATAAGGAGAGAGTTTGGAGTCCAACGAGCAGAATTGTTTGGTTTGATATATAGAGTTATCGATGATATGATTGAAAAGCGTTCCAAAATTGATAAGAACTACCATGAAGATTTGGCAGCTATAGAGCTGAAGTTTATGGATGGAAAGATTGATCAAACAGAATATATTAATACAATTCTAGGCGATTTCTAG
- the RNY11 gene encoding ribonuclease (Ortholog(s) have endoribonuclease activity, role in RNA catabolic process, apoptotic process, cell morphogenesis and cytosol, extracellular region, fungal-type vacuole localization) — MLSILSIAALLIATVQAADFSSSCPIDSPISCSSNGDTSNSCCYENPGGIILFTQFWDYNPASGPADSFTIHSIWNDYCSGGYPQFCDTSLEIDSTGSTIESIVVDQFGDQTLYDNMNKYWTDINGNNKKFWAHEFNKHGTCLNTLNPSCYSNYKQNENVYDYYSLVYQLFQKLPTYQWLVSAGIKPSTTATYTLSQIQSALKSKFGAEVYIACDSNNAINEVWYFYNIKGSILQQNYLPIDTVSKTNCPSSGIKFPPKGNSGANTLTTKTTGTTTSGSGSTSVPATSYINLTGKSGCLISNGKYYTSGTCATYHFNAGSSGNTQITSSKGNCGIDSSNQFTCSSSTSATDFQVSGGSIGYNGNFDWCLGAVTGSGSTAQTSVKLSDGSCSSFKLTLSS; from the coding sequence ATGCTTTCTATTTTGTCTATCGCTGCTCTCCTTATTGCTACTGTTCAGGCTGCGGACTTTTCTTCGTCATGTCCAATTGATTCACCTATTTCTTGTTCCAGTAATGGTGATACTTCAAacagttgttgttatgAGAACCCCGGCGGTATTATTTTGTTCACCCAGTTTTGGGACTATAATCCAGCATCGGGTCCAGCTGACTCATTCACCATTCACTCTATTTGGAATGACTATTGTTCTGGTGGTTACCCACAATTTTGTGATACCTCTTTGGAAATCGACAGTACTGGTAGTACTATTGAGTCGATTGTTGTTGACCAGTTTGGAGATCAAACTTTGTATGACAATATGAATAAATACTGGACCGATATCAACggaaacaacaaaaaattttgggcTCACGAATTTAACAAACACGGAACATGTTTGAACACTTTGAACCCATCTTGTTACTCCAATTACAagcaaaatgaaaatgtcTATGACTACTATAGTcttgtttatcaattattccAAAAATTACCAACCTATCAATGGTTAGTTAGTGCTGGAATTAAACCTTCCACAACTGCTACTTATACCTTGTCCCAAATCCAAAGTGCTTTGAAGAGTAAATTTGGTGCTGAAGTTTACATTGCTTGTGACTCCAATAATGCGATCAATGAAGTTTGGTATTTCTACAACATTAAGGGTTCCATCTTGCAACAAAATTATCTTCCAATAGACACTGTTTCAAAGACCAACTGTCCAAGCTCTGGTATTAAATTCCCTCCAAAAGGTAATTCTGGTGCTAATACTTTAACTACAAAAACAACTGGAACTACTACTTCTGGTTCTGGATCTACTTCAGTTCCAGCTACATCTTATATCAACTTGACTGGAAAATCAGGTTGTCTCATCTCGAATGGTAAATACTATACTTCTGGAACTTGTGCAACCTATCATTTTAACGCTGGTTCTTCCGGTAATACCCAAATCACTTCGTCTAAGGGTAATTGTGGAATTGATTCTAGTAACCAGTTTACTTGTAGCTCTTCAACTAGTGCAACTGATTTCCAAGTATCGGGTGGTAGTATCGGATACAATGGTAACTTTGATTGGTGCTTGGGTGCTGTCACTGGATCTGGATCAACTGCCCAGACAAGTGTTAAATTGTCTGATGGTTCATGTAgttctttcaaattaaCACTTTCATCTTAG
- a CDS encoding uncharacterized protein (Putative transcription factor with zinc finger DNA-binding motif), giving the protein MTLSSRRRELRASIRENIRQAENFDQEDDADKHIDQELRHLQHSHPQEHEATTNHDATKSINTIKREHEEHAGYNNAYDTIKVKREFDNKQGEDDDEEEEEEYQEENEHTEIPNRRRTRNKRQRIELSNTTVAPQTRTIFKHIDNPDSTICEHCGLAFRNVIDKRNHRRTHSQPKRHVCETCGKKFSQKANLEIHKTHVHHDLILDEYNGELPNQPVEDNSANIFSNDNNTKPPVNLKDVRVFHCNALQCGKGFISHDKLMDHIATEHPNFVPEVKKETKREKKKAQLPKVHECTFEGCDKSFAKISDYKRHYRIHTGERPYICEHCGASFNQRYRLTTHTRIHTGEKPFQCKYCGKTFARGDAVQSHIFSIHRAKGEAF; this is encoded by the coding sequence ATGACCTTATcatcaagaagaagagaattGAGAGCTTCTATTCGAGAGAATATTAGACAGGCTGAAAATTTCGACCAAGAGGATGATGCAGATAAACACATTGATCAGGAGTTGAGACATTTGCAACACAGCCACCCGCAAGAACACGAGGCAACTACCAATCACGATGCTACCAAACTGATCAACACCATTAAACGAGAGCATGAAGAACATGCTGGCTATAATAATGCTTATGATACAATCAAAGTGAAACGTGAATTTGATAACAAACAAGGAGAGGAtgatgacgaagaagaagaagaggagtATCAAGAGGAGAATGAACATACTGAGATACCAAACAGAAGGAGAACCCGAAACAAACGACAAAGAATAGAACTTTCAAATACTACAGTAGCTCCCCAGACAAGAACTATTTTTAAGCATATTGATAATCCCGATTCCACCATTTGTGAGCACTGTGGACTTGCATTTAGAAATGTTATTGATAAGAGAAATCACCGCAGAACTCATTCACAGCCAAAGAGGCACGTATGTGAAACATGTGGTAAAAAGTTTAGTCAGAAAgcaaatttggaaattcaCAAAACACATGTACATCATGATTTGATATTGGATGAATATAACGGCGAGTTGCCAAATCAACCTGTTGAAGATAATAGTgcaaatattttttcaaatgacAACAATACTAAGCCACCAGTTAATTTGAAGGACGTTAGAGTATTTCATTGTAATGCTTTACAATGTGGTAAAGGTTTTATTTCACACGACAAGTTGATGGACCATATTGCTACAGAACACCCTAATTTTGTACCGGAAGTGAAAAAGGAAAcaaagagagagaaaaagaaagcaCAACTTCCCAAAGTTCATGAATGTACTTTTGAAGGATGTGACAAGTCGTTTGCAAAAATTTCAGATTATAAAAGACATTATCGTATCCATACTGGTGAAAGACCATATATTTGCGAGCATTGTGGAGCTAGTTTCAATCAACGTTATAGATTAACAACCCATACCAGAATTCATACTGGGGAAAAACCATTCCAATGCAAATATTGTGGGAAAACATTTGCCCGAGGTGATGCTGTGCAGTCTCATatcttttcaattcatcgaGCCAAAGGAGAGGCATTCTGA
- a CDS encoding uncharacterized protein (Ortholog(s) have mitochondrion localization), with translation MFSIKGYRNIVSKALVRRNLHTTTLLQSPRFVNSNFNNRTRVTKEISPEEVRQFQEAQARAREQGQAPRNPYSHQFSNDPYYSFHLPDNTNGIITPHDPIYDILKEPTLVIERQIEFMNLFIGFEQANRYIIMNASGERIGYMEEKDVGFGKMLGRQFFRLHRPFDIDVFNARGELAMSIKRPFSWINSHIKALLPGYDHNNEIMYEVVGESVQSWHLWRRKYNLFKLEDETTDEYEQFGAVDAPFLSFDFPVKNAAGEVVASIDRNWVGLGREMFTDTGVYILRYDPKSFEGMEAAYGTISKQGITLDQRAVILSCFTSIDFDYFSRHSGGHGLFSFGGSYDDV, from the coding sequence ATGTTCAGCATTAAAGGTTATCGGAACATTGTTTCGAAAGCATTAGTGAGAAGAAACTTACACACAACAACTCTATTGCAATCTCCTAGATTTGTGAATAGCAACTTCAATAACCGTACAAGAGTAACCAAGGAAATATCACCTGAAGAAGTACGACAATTCCAGGAAGCACAAGCAAGAGCTAGAGAACAAGGTCAAGCTCCACGGAATCCATATTCACATCAATTTAGCAATGACCCATATTATTCATTCCATTTACCTGACAACACCAACGGAATAATCACTCCGCATGATCCAATATATGACATTCTTAAGGAACCTACTTTAGTGATAGAACgtcaaattgaatttatgaATCTTTTCATTGGATTTGAACAAGCTAATCGTTATATCATTATGAATGCACTGGGTGAAAGAATTGGTTACatggaagaaaaagatgtTGGATTTGGCAAAATGTTAGGTCGTCAATTCTTCAGACTACATCGAccatttgatattgatgtttTCAATGCAAGAGGTGAATTGGCAATGAGCATTAAGAGACCATTTTCATGGATCAATTCACATATCAAAGCATTGTTGCCCGGTTATGatcataataatgaaattatgtATGAAGTTGTTGGTGAATCGGTGCAATCTTGGCATTTGTGGAGAAGAAAATacaatttgttcaaattgGAAGATGAAACAACCGATGAATATGAACAATTTGGTGCTGTTGATGCTCCATTTTTGTCATTTGATTTCCCAGTGAAAAATGCTGCCGGTGAAGTAGTAGCAAGTATCGACAGAAACTGGGTAGGTTTGGGTAGAGAAATGTTTACTGATACTGgtgtttatattttaagGTATGATCCAAAGAGTTTTGAAGGTATGGAGGCTGCCTATGGAACTATTTCAAAACAAGGAATTACATTAGATCAAAGAGCAGTGATCTTGTCTTGTTTCACAAGTATAGATTTCGACTATTTTTCTCGACACAGTGGAGGACACGGTTTGTTCTCATTTGGTGGATCTTACGATGATGTATAG
- the YUH2 gene encoding Yuh2p (Putative ubiquitin C-terminal hydrolase; sumoylation target), whose amino-acid sequence MSQSGWNTIDSDAGVFTELVEKLGVENIEINDLYSIDSDTLRALQPIHGLIFLFKYSKLDREFATSNQPITGEYEGNYLDKGIFFAHQTIQNACATQAVLNILFNLQDVSLGEELNNFKSFVTGFDSEMIGETISNSDLIRSIHNSFSAPHSFVDEDKPPPPPDRDDKDDGLFHFVGYIFKQGKIYELDGLKQYPISHGECSGQDEFIQKLPTIVQERISKYGNELRFSLLAVTNNKLEQAQAMGDQEEIASQLHKRELWKKENELRKHDYTGLIVQLLKNISKEKSDKEWEDFLQKGRNKTQQLIAQSIKKT is encoded by the exons ATGTCTCAAAGTGGATGGAACACTATTGATTCCGATGCA GGAGTTTTCACTGAATTAGTGGAAAAATTAGGTGTCGAAAACATCGAAATCAACGACTTATATTCGATTGATTCAGATACACTTAGGGCTTTACAACCGATACATGGacttatttttcttttcaagtATAGTAAATTGGATAGAGAATTTGCCACTTCTAATCAACCCATAACAGGAGAGTACGAAGGCAATTATTTAGACAAAGGCATATTTTTTGCTCACCAAACAATCCAAAATGCATGTGCCACGCAAGCTGTGCTCAAtatattgttcaatttaCAAGATGTGTCACTTGGTGAggaattaaacaatttcaaatcatttgTTACAGGATTTGATAGTGAAATGATAGGAGAAACAATCTCCAATAGTGATTTAATCAGATCTATCCATAATTCTTTCCTGGCTCCACATTCATTTGTTGACGAAGACAAACCTCCACCACCTCCAGATAGAGATGACAAAGATGATGgattatttcattttgtaGGGTACATTTTCAAACAGGGGAAAATCTATGAATTGGATGGGTTGAAACAATATCCAATTTCTCATGGTGAATGTAGTGGACAAGatgaatttattcaaaaactACCTACAATTGTACAAGAGCGTATATCAAAGTATGGTAACGAGTTGAGGTTCTCGTTGTTGGCAGTCACCAATAACAAATTGGAACAAGCACAAGCTATGGGCGACCAAGAGGAAATTGCAAGTCAATTACATAAACGTGAACTTtggaaaaaagaaaacgaATTGCGTAAACACGATTACACTGGGTTGATAGTCCAgttattgaagaatataagcaaagaaaaaagcGATAAAGAATGGGAAGACTTTTTACAGAAAGGAAGAAATAAGACGCAACAACTCATTGCCCAatcaataaagaaaacatAA
- the SFC1 gene encoding Sfc1p (Putative succinate-fumarate transporter; involved in repression of growth on sorbose; alkaline induced; rat catheter biofilm induced; Spider biofilm induced), which yields MSSTQKQKKGAVDFVAGGVAGLFEALCCHPLDTIKVRMQLYKKSGQKPPGFIKTGANIVQKEGFLSLYKGLGAVVIGIVPKMAIRFSSYEFYRSFFLDENGKISTGKTFLAGVGAGITESVMVVNPMEVVKIRLQAQHHSMKDPLDIPKYRNAPHAAYLIVKEEGFSTLYRGVSLTCARQATNQGANFATYSTIKAYLQKQQNTELLPAWQTSIVGLISGAVGPLTNAPLDTIKTRLQKSKFTNKENGLVRIVKIGKQLVKEEGINALYKGITPRIMRVAPGQAVVFTVYEAVKHYLTNEPTA from the coding sequence ATGTCTTCTacacaaaaacaaaagaaggGTGCTGTTGATTTCGTTGCTGGGGGTGTTGCTGGTTTATTCGAAGCTTTGTGTTGTCATCCATTAGATACCATCAAAGTGAGAATGCAATTATACAAAAAATCCGGTCAAAAACCACCAGGTTTCATTAAAACAGGTGCCAATATTGTCCAAAAAGAAGGATTTTTGTCATTATATAAAGGTTTGGGGGCCGTTGTTATTGGTATTGTGCCAAAAATGGCTATCAGATTCAGTTCATATGAATTTTACCGTTCATTCTTTTTAGACGAAAATGGCAAAATCTCCACTGGTAAGACTTTCCTTGCTGGTGTTGGTGCTGGTATTACCGAATCTGTCATGGTTGTTAATCCTATGGAAGTTGTGAAAATTAGATTACAAGCACAACATCATTCTATGAAGGACCCATTGGACATTCCAAAATACAGAAACGCTCCTCATGCTGCATATCTTATTGTCAAGGAAGAAGGTTTCAGTACTTTATACCGTGGTGTTTCTTTAACTTGTGCCAGACAAGCTACCAACCAAGGTGCTAACTTTGCTACATATTCTACCATCAAAGCATATcttcaaaaacaacaaaacacTGAATTATTACCAGCATGGCAAACCAGTATTGTCGGTTTGATTTCTGGTGCAGTCGGTCCATTAACCAATGCTCCATTGGATACCATTAAAACAAGATTGCAAAAGAGTAAGTTTACCAACAAGGAAAACGGATTGGTTCGTATTGTCAAAATCGGTAAACAATTagtcaaagaagaaggtaTTAACGCTTTGTACAAGGGTATCACACCAAGAATCATGAGAGTTGCTCCAGGTCAAGCTGTGGTATTCACAGTGTATGAAGCTGTCAAACATTATTTGACAAATGAACCTACTGCTTAA
- a CDS encoding uncharacterized protein (Protein of unknown function): MNESFENQYFNTSKISLRDNYRRRFLLGHELYIRLCLLDDIFTYEILDIGTVADMYVFSC; the protein is encoded by the coding sequence ATGAATGAGAGTTTTGAAAACCAATACTTTAATACCAGCAAGATTTCTTTACGAGACAATTATCGACGACGCTTTCTACTTGGACACGAACTATACATTAGACTATGTTTACTAGATGACATTTTCACATATGAAATTTTGGATATTGGTACTGTTGCTGATATGTACGTTTTTCTGTGTTGA
- a CDS encoding uncharacterized protein (Predicted RNA binding protein; stationary phase enriched; induced in core caspofungin response; induced by nitric oxide independent of Yhb1; repressed in ssr1 null; ketoconazole, hypoxia induced; Spider biofilm induced): protein MSSVIASNIPSDVSPVKVREFFSFCGKITDLKPLDDNGKVKKYEVVFASPKAVSTALLLSDAELENTFIKVEEVPEITEGETGLAPEQGGAAAAAAAATTTTTTEKDIKEEPVLTGDKTYDEVDQEEKPKYAIFAQLLADGYVISDQVIAKGIEFDKKNGVSSRFNEFITGLDKKYVHSQDPNSKVNQQLQKAQASYEKSGIDQKLRKYFEDAAKSPLGLKIHEYYKSFAKDVTDVHQEAVRLANIKKRELEEKKQAESGSTTTETKDTSIPQVQ from the coding sequence ATGTCATCAGTAATTGCTTCAAATATTCCTTCCGATGTATCACCGGTGAAAGTTAGGGAATTCTTTTCCTTCTGTGGTAAAATAACCGATTTAAAGCCATTGGATGATAATGGGAAAGTTAAAAAGTACGAAGTTGTGTTTGCTTCCCCAAAAGCTGTATCTACTGCATTATTATTGAGTGATGCCGAATTAGAAAACACTTTTATTAAAGTTGAAGAGGTTCCAGAAATTACCGAGGGCGAAACCGGACTTGCACCAGAACAAGGAggtgctgctgctgctgctgccgccgctactactactactacaactGAAAAGGATATCAAAGAGGAGCCAGTATTGACAGGTGACAAGACATATGATGAAGTTgatcaagaagaaaaaccaaaatacGCTATTTTTGCACAATTGTTGGCAGATGGATATGTTATTTCCGATCAAGTTATTGCCAAGGGTATTGAATttgacaagaaaaatggTGTTTCATCTAGattcaatgaatttattactGGATTGGATAAGAAATATGTCCACTCGCAAGATCCTAATAGTAAAGTCAACCAACAATTGCAGAAAGCTCAAGCTAGTTATGAAAAGAGTGGTattgatcaaaaattgcgtaaatattttgaagaCGCTGCCAAACTGCCATTGGGTTTAAAGATTCATGAATACTATAAGTCATTTGCCAAAGACGTTACTGATGTGCACCAAGAAGCAGTAAGATTAGCTAATATCAAGAAAAGagaattagaagaaaagaaacaagcCGAAAGTGGATCTACCACTACTGAGACCAAGGACACTTCTATCCCACAAGTTCAATAA
- a CDS encoding uncharacterized protein (Has domain(s) with predicted nucleic acid binding, nucleotide binding activity), with translation MSSVIASNIPSKTTPAQVKEFFESQAGEVSDLIPLADNGKVQKFEVLFKDRKSVSTALDLSEAYIDEVAIRVNEVPELTDGQVGKAPQQ, from the coding sequence ATGTCTTCAGTTATTGCTTCTAACATTCCATCTAAAACTACTCCTGCTCAAGTTAAAGAGTTTTTCGAATCGCAAGCTGGTGAAGTATCTGATTTGATTCCATTAGCTGATAATGGTAAGGTTCAAAAATTCGAAGTCTTGTTTAAAGATCGCAAGTCAGTCTCTACTGCTTTGGACTTGAGTGAAGCCTACATTGATGAAGTTGCCATCAGAGTTAATGAAGTTCCAGAATTGACTGATGGTCAAGTAGGCAAAGCTCCGCAACAGTAG
- the CAR1 gene encoding arginase (Arginase; arginine catabolism; transcript regulated by Nrg1, Mig1, Tup1; colony morphology-related regulation by Ssn6; alkaline induced; protein decreased in stationary phase; sumoylation target; flow model biofilm induced) codes for MSSIQYKYHPDKKASIITAPFSGGQPKGGVELGPDYILKAGFQKQIESLGWTTDLKEPLEGTDYEKMKTNDKDDFGVKNSKIVSESCQKIHDAVKGSLAEGKLPITIGGDHSIGTATVSASLVHDPSTCVVWVDAHADINTPKTTDSGNLHGCPLSFIMGIDRDSYPPEFSWVPQVLKSNKLVYIGLRDVDDGEKEILRKHNIAAFSMYHVDKYGIGKVVEMALDKVNPNRDCPVHLSYDVDAIDPSFVPATGTRVEGGLSLREGLFIAEEIAQSGLLQSLDIVETNPMLAETEEHVLDTVSAACAIGRCALGQTLL; via the coding sequence atgtcatcaattcaatataaatatcatCCAGACAAAAAAGCTTCTATAATAACAGCACCATTTTCAGGTGGTCAACCAAAAGGTGGTGTAGAATTGGGTCCTGATTATATTCTCAAAGCTGGTttccaaaaacaaattgaatcttTAGGATGGACGACTGATTTAAAGGAACCATTGGAAGGTACTGATTAcgaaaaaatgaaaactaATGATAAGGACGATTTTGGTGTtaagaattcaaaaattgtcAGCGAATCTTGTCAAAAAATTCATGATGCTGTCAAGGGAAGTTTGGCAGAAGGTAAGTTGCCGATTACCATTGGTGGTGATCACTCTATTGGAACTGCTACTGTTAGTGCAAGTTTGGTACACGATCCATCTACTTGTGTCGTTTGGGTTGATGCTCATGCTGATATTAACACTCCAAAAACCACTGATTCAGGCAATTTACACGGTTGTCCATTGAGTTTTATCATGGGTATCGATAGAGACAGCTACCCACCAGAATTTTCTTGGGTGCCTCAAGTATTAAAATCCAACAAATTGGTTTATATCGGGTTAAgagatgttgatgatggaGAAAAGGAAATTTTACGTAAACACAACATTGCAGCCTTTTCAATGTATCACGTTGACAAATATGGAATAGgaaaagttgttgaaatgGCCTTGGACAAAGTTAATCCAAATCGCGATTGTCCAGTACATTTGTCCTATGATGTTGATGCTATTGACCCATCATTCGTTCCAGCTACAGGTACTAGAGTTGAAGGAGGGTTGTCGTTGAGAGAAGGTTTGTTTATTGCTGAAGAGATTGCTCAAAGTGGACTTTTACAAAGTTTGGATATAGTGGAGACTAACCCAATGTTAGCTGAAACTGAAGAACATGTATTGGATACTGTCAGTGCAGCATGCGCTATAGGTAGATGTGCATTGGGTCAAACTTTATTGTAA